A section of the Alkalihalobacillus sp. LMS39 genome encodes:
- a CDS encoding DUF2179 domain-containing protein translates to MWQALIIFIAQLLLVPVLTLRTVLMVKGMKRQASGMGMLEGIIYVEALGLVFSDLSNYLNMIAYAVGFGLGVYIGGVLEEKLAIGYVTIEANIPHKNECLIYKLREEGFSVSTSEVEGMNSMRYRLDCTARRDREKEFYALISSYEPSAFVASYEPRNFKGGYITKAMKKRRELFLKKKSKKQNETA, encoded by the coding sequence ATGTGGCAAGCGCTCATTATTTTTATCGCACAACTGTTACTTGTACCCGTTTTGACATTACGAACAGTGCTCATGGTCAAAGGGATGAAGCGACAAGCTTCTGGAATGGGCATGTTAGAAGGGATTATATATGTTGAGGCATTGGGGCTCGTTTTTAGTGACCTTTCCAATTATTTAAATATGATTGCCTATGCTGTCGGATTTGGTTTAGGTGTTTACATTGGTGGCGTATTAGAAGAAAAGCTAGCGATTGGTTATGTTACCATTGAAGCAAATATTCCACATAAAAATGAATGTTTAATATATAAATTAAGAGAAGAAGGGTTTAGTGTATCAACTAGCGAAGTAGAAGGAATGAACTCAATGCGGTATCGACTTGATTGTACAGCGAGAAGGGACCGTGAGAAAGAATTTTACGCTCTAATAAGTTCTTATGAACCGTCAGCGTTTGTAGCATCGTATGAACCTCGTAATTTCAAAGGTGGTTACATTACAAAAGCCATGAAAAAAAGACGGGAATTATTTTTAAAGAAAAAATCGAAAAAACAAAATGAGACAGCGTAA
- the helD gene encoding RNA polymerase recycling motor HelD — protein sequence MKEDKRAEQKRVDFVIEQIKERIEQLEEKLGSINIDVVDIRKKFWEDITVNLDNAEEAAETHASIKQQAELLSERERTHRIAISEVKHLYRLKHSPYFGRIDFTEEGEETESIYIGTASFVDKNGLDFYVYDWRAPISSLYYDYGPGPANYETPSGTIEGEVELKRQFIIKNGVIEHLFNTGITIGDEVLQQVLGEDANAQMKSIVATIQKEQNEIIRNEKSKLVLVQGVAGSGKTSAALQRVAYLLYRYRNTLDANQIVLFSPNPMFNSYISTVLPELGEDNMEQTTFQQYLYHRLGAQFTVEDPFTQMEYILQEQQTEEYKQRIDSIKIKSSQTFMAMIDDYVYALSKHGLLFFDISFRGEALFTKEELSEKFYSLESKLSIPNRLYLLTEWIEKAIRRREIEERKKQWVDEAIELLDKETYLKAYQKLQKSKNNENNPIDNYDREHEILAALVVKKQFKPLRKLVHNFEFLDVAGMYKQLFKQNLKHAELNTIAETTRQHLNDDFLPYEDATPYLYLKEQLEGFQVNTSIRHVFIDEAQDYTPFQFSFIRGLFPRAKLTVLGDRSQTIYSHSSEDGFSLLQQAYHTDETSVYDLKKSYRSTKEIVDFTKQILQVDVVPFNRHGEKPVVIQANNEQERNELVYEQLQHYKRLHMGTIAVICKTAQECEEAFSYLKQKEKAIRLITKSSSEYDKGVLIIPSYLAKGVEFDAVIIFNGSKDRYHDESVRKLFYTACTRAMHALTICYVNEISPFLHDIDKETYISK from the coding sequence ATGAAAGAAGATAAACGGGCTGAGCAAAAAAGAGTTGATTTTGTTATTGAACAAATTAAAGAACGAATTGAGCAATTAGAAGAAAAGCTAGGATCGATAAATATAGACGTGGTCGATATTCGAAAAAAGTTTTGGGAAGACATAACCGTGAACTTAGACAATGCGGAAGAAGCGGCAGAAACCCATGCAAGTATTAAACAGCAAGCGGAATTATTGTCAGAGCGAGAACGGACTCATCGTATTGCCATAAGTGAAGTGAAACATTTATACCGTTTGAAACATTCACCTTATTTCGGTCGCATTGATTTTACCGAGGAAGGCGAAGAAACGGAATCAATATATATTGGAACAGCTTCATTTGTTGATAAAAACGGACTAGACTTTTATGTATATGACTGGAGAGCGCCTATATCAAGCTTATATTATGATTATGGTCCAGGCCCTGCAAATTATGAAACACCTAGTGGTACGATTGAAGGCGAAGTTGAATTAAAACGACAGTTTATTATAAAAAATGGTGTTATCGAGCATCTATTTAATACCGGCATTACTATCGGAGATGAAGTGCTTCAACAAGTCCTTGGTGAGGATGCAAATGCTCAAATGAAAAGTATCGTTGCTACGATACAAAAAGAACAGAATGAGATCATTAGAAATGAAAAGTCAAAACTCGTCTTAGTTCAAGGAGTTGCTGGAAGCGGGAAAACGTCTGCCGCCTTACAGCGAGTAGCCTATTTACTTTATCGCTATCGGAATACACTTGATGCAAATCAAATTGTGTTATTTTCACCCAATCCGATGTTTAATAGCTATATTTCTACTGTTTTACCTGAGCTTGGTGAAGATAACATGGAGCAAACGACGTTTCAACAATATTTATACCACCGATTAGGTGCGCAGTTTACGGTTGAAGATCCTTTTACACAAATGGAGTATATTTTACAGGAACAACAAACAGAAGAATATAAACAACGAATAGACAGTATAAAAATCAAGTCATCCCAAACGTTTATGGCGATGATTGATGACTATGTTTACGCATTATCTAAACACGGGTTGCTATTTTTTGATATCTCATTCCGTGGAGAGGCTCTTTTTACTAAAGAAGAGCTGAGTGAAAAATTTTATTCGCTTGAAAGCAAATTATCCATTCCGAATCGACTCTATCTTTTAACCGAGTGGATAGAGAAAGCGATTCGGAGACGAGAAATTGAGGAGCGGAAAAAGCAGTGGGTTGATGAAGCGATCGAGTTACTTGATAAAGAAACGTATTTAAAAGCTTATCAAAAACTACAAAAATCAAAAAACAATGAAAATAACCCAATCGACAATTATGATCGGGAACATGAAATTTTAGCCGCTCTTGTCGTGAAAAAACAATTTAAGCCACTTCGAAAACTAGTTCATAATTTTGAATTTCTTGATGTCGCGGGAATGTATAAGCAATTATTTAAACAAAACTTGAAACACGCTGAACTGAATACTATAGCCGAAACAACACGACAACATCTAAATGATGATTTTTTACCATATGAAGATGCGACACCTTACTTATACTTAAAAGAACAATTAGAAGGGTTCCAAGTGAATACATCGATTCGCCATGTATTTATTGATGAAGCACAAGATTACACTCCGTTTCAATTTTCATTTATTCGAGGGTTGTTTCCGCGTGCAAAACTGACTGTATTAGGAGACCGTAGTCAAACAATTTATTCTCATTCGAGTGAAGACGGATTTTCTTTATTACAACAAGCCTATCATACTGATGAAACAAGTGTTTATGATTTAAAAAAAAGCTATCGTTCAACAAAGGAAATTGTAGATTTCACGAAACAAATTTTACAAGTCGATGTCGTTCCATTTAACCGTCATGGTGAAAAGCCGGTTGTCATTCAAGCCAATAATGAACAAGAAAGAAATGAACTCGTATATGAACAATTACAGCATTATAAACGCCTTCATATGGGGACAATCGCTGTGATTTGCAAAACAGCACAGGAATGTGAAGAAGCTTTTTCGTATTTAAAACAAAAAGAAAAAGCAATTCGCTTGATTACAAAATCATCTAGCGAGTATGATAAAGGAGTTCTTATTATTCCTTCTTATTTAGCAAAAGGAGTAGAATTCGATGCGGTTATTATCTTTAATGGTTCCAAAGACCGTTATCATGATGAAAGTGTAAGAAAATTATTTTACACGGCGTGTACACGGGCAATGCATGCGTTAACAATTTGTTATGTAAACGAAATAAGCCCTTTTTTACACGACATCGATAAAGAAACGTATATTTCTAAGTAG
- a CDS encoding Gfo/Idh/MocA family oxidoreductase has protein sequence MEKKKVGIVGLGVVGKRLLHSFTAEEQTDIQCVCDIHEEVAERAASEFGVPHYVTDYKELVSRSDIDLVYVAVPPAYHYDVVMSALDHNKHVLCEKPLANSLNEANEMLEKAKEKGLVHAMHFPLPYSLPFVFVKEQIEEGKLGDIVRVNLVMHFDQWPRPWQVTPWIGTREQGGFIREIMPHYIQMIMHIFGDITEVHAEIDYPTDPDLSEVGLIAKFRLANGIKVIIDGLVGQAAKERIALTIHGTKQSLSFENWREVKVANRGEDFSSIEPKLQTKQVFSLIDEFCRKMDGHDAFLVDFEEGLQVQSVLEKILSTQK, from the coding sequence ATGGAAAAAAAGAAAGTCGGCATTGTGGGGTTAGGTGTAGTAGGGAAACGATTACTTCACAGTTTTACTGCTGAAGAACAAACAGACATTCAATGTGTCTGCGATATCCATGAAGAAGTTGCCGAAAGGGCAGCATCAGAATTTGGTGTCCCGCATTATGTTACAGATTATAAAGAACTTGTCAGTCGAAGCGATATTGACCTTGTGTATGTTGCTGTACCACCGGCTTATCATTATGATGTTGTTATGAGTGCATTAGACCATAATAAACATGTATTATGTGAAAAACCATTAGCGAATTCACTGAATGAAGCAAACGAAATGCTAGAAAAAGCAAAAGAGAAAGGGTTAGTACATGCGATGCATTTCCCACTGCCGTATAGCCTTCCTTTTGTATTTGTGAAAGAGCAAATAGAAGAAGGGAAACTTGGTGATATTGTAAGAGTAAATTTAGTTATGCACTTTGACCAATGGCCAAGACCTTGGCAAGTGACGCCTTGGATTGGAACAAGAGAGCAAGGTGGCTTCATTCGGGAAATTATGCCACATTATATCCAAATGATCATGCATATATTTGGTGACATAACCGAAGTACATGCTGAGATAGACTATCCGACTGACCCCGATTTAAGTGAAGTTGGCCTCATTGCGAAATTTCGATTAGCGAATGGTATAAAAGTTATCATCGATGGTTTAGTTGGGCAAGCAGCTAAAGAACGAATTGCACTGACGATTCATGGAACAAAACAATCTCTTTCTTTTGAAAATTGGCGAGAAGTAAAGGTGGCGAACCGTGGAGAGGATTTCTCTTCTATTGAACCAAAACTTCAAACGAAGCAGGTTTTTTCATTAATAGACGAGTTTTGTCGCAAAATGGATGGTCATGATGCCTTCCTTGTTGATTTTGAAGAAGGATTACAAGTTCAGTCTGTCTTGGAAAAAATATTATCGACTCAAAAATAA
- a CDS encoding AbrB family transcriptional regulator yields the protein MKSLVIIMKTYSVALIGGVLFFYFHLPVPWLLGPLTAVLAFRIFLKQETNYPLFLKNLSFIILGTYFGLSFTRETFVLIGPYLLPFLFLTLVLIFVCICNALMVSRWIEMDKRTSVLSAIPGGLSEMAAVSESIRANTSMVTIFQTIRLLAVVFIVPFFVVLLFSTSNPLPVEPIEQNVYSFSLHYVWFVVAGLFAWILRKKIVAAFVIVPLFIIALLQVGGLLLPVLPDIVILFAQMMIGISIGSMMKPSDLKLAGKYSIVFFLIALITILLSFLLGFVFSQMTDISMATGLLSVAPGGLVEMVLTAKAVGADPAIVSSLQFVRLLIILIFVPPLLKWAFHSDRQ from the coding sequence ATGAAATCACTCGTTATAATCATGAAAACGTATAGTGTTGCTTTAATCGGTGGGGTTTTGTTTTTTTATTTTCATTTACCAGTACCGTGGCTACTTGGTCCGTTAACAGCCGTGTTAGCTTTTCGAATATTTTTAAAACAAGAAACAAACTATCCTTTATTTTTAAAAAATCTTTCTTTTATTATATTAGGTACTTATTTTGGGTTGTCATTTACAAGAGAAACCTTTGTTCTCATTGGTCCTTATCTTCTCCCTTTTTTGTTTTTAACACTAGTCCTGATTTTTGTTTGTATTTGTAATGCATTAATGGTCAGTCGATGGATTGAAATGGATAAGAGAACAAGTGTGTTATCAGCTATTCCAGGTGGTCTTTCGGAAATGGCTGCTGTAAGTGAATCAATACGAGCAAATACAAGTATGGTTACTATTTTTCAAACGATTCGATTACTTGCAGTTGTATTCATTGTTCCCTTTTTTGTTGTTCTATTATTTTCAACTTCCAATCCATTACCGGTTGAACCAATAGAACAGAATGTTTATTCTTTTTCCCTTCATTATGTTTGGTTTGTCGTAGCGGGTCTTTTCGCTTGGATATTACGAAAAAAAATTGTCGCAGCTTTTGTGATTGTACCTTTATTTATAATTGCACTCTTGCAAGTTGGTGGACTCCTTCTCCCAGTTTTACCTGATATCGTCATTTTATTTGCGCAAATGATGATCGGTATTTCCATTGGTTCGATGATGAAACCAAGTGATTTAAAGCTAGCTGGAAAGTATAGTATCGTCTTTTTTTTAATAGCCTTGATCACGATTCTTTTATCTTTTCTACTAGGATTCGTATTTAGTCAAATGACAGACATTTCAATGGCGACTGGACTTTTAAGTGTTGCACCAGGTGGATTAGTTGAGATGGTATTGACAGCCAAAGCGGTTGGAGCTGATCCTGCCATCGTAAGTTCTCTTCAATTCGTTAGATTGCTCATCATCTTAATTTTTGTGCCCCCTTTGTTAAAGTGGGCCTTTCATAGTGATCGACAATAG
- a CDS encoding FAD-dependent oxidoreductase — protein sequence MSGFHQLPSEPEPYWRESITLESFPKLNDHIETDVAIVGGGIVGITTAYLLSQQGLRVTILEAGKLANGTTGHTTAKITAQHGLIYNEFIEHFGVEKAKMYYEANEQAKHFIESIVSKHHVDCQLKKQDAYVYTNADDYMNKLEKEWDAYQKLRIPSEFVHDIPVPVKVKAAIIMKNQAQFHPLQYLSKLIEDVKSNGHIFEQTTVIDLEEGERPIVITEDGYKVSSKYVIAASHFPFKDGRNLFFSRLYPYRSYIVGVKIKDDYPGGMYINAEKPSRSLRSAGKDDRLVLVSGEEHKTGQGISTLKHYEALETYAKKVFEVESIPYRWSAQDYTTSDKMPYVGQISERHENVFVATGFRKWGMTNSTNAALLLTDLITNKANPYVDLFSPSRFVANPSVKKIVKENVDVAAQFVKGKLDNVTRTPDDLALDEGAPVHVNGKRCGGYKDKEGNVTLVDTTCTHMYCEVEWNSGDRTWDCPCHGSRFSIEGEVIEGPAKKPLAKIE from the coding sequence ATGTCAGGTTTTCATCAATTACCATCTGAACCGGAACCGTATTGGAGAGAGTCGATTACGCTTGAATCGTTTCCGAAGCTGAATGATCATATTGAAACGGATGTCGCTATTGTGGGTGGGGGAATTGTTGGGATTACAACCGCCTATTTACTTTCTCAACAAGGACTACGTGTAACGATACTTGAAGCGGGAAAGCTTGCAAATGGGACGACAGGACATACGACGGCAAAAATTACAGCGCAACATGGCTTAATCTATAACGAGTTCATTGAACATTTTGGAGTAGAAAAAGCGAAAATGTATTATGAAGCAAACGAACAGGCAAAACATTTTATTGAATCTATAGTCTCTAAACATCATGTTGATTGTCAACTTAAAAAACAAGATGCGTATGTGTATACGAATGCGGATGATTACATGAACAAGTTAGAAAAAGAATGGGATGCATATCAAAAATTAAGAATTCCTTCTGAGTTTGTTCATGATATTCCCGTACCTGTTAAAGTGAAAGCGGCGATTATTATGAAAAATCAAGCTCAGTTTCATCCATTGCAATATTTATCTAAGCTCATTGAAGACGTAAAATCAAATGGACATATTTTTGAACAGACCACGGTGATAGACCTCGAAGAAGGGGAACGGCCTATAGTGATAACAGAGGATGGGTATAAAGTATCGTCTAAATATGTTATTGCTGCTTCACACTTTCCGTTTAAAGACGGTAGAAACTTATTCTTTTCGCGTTTGTATCCGTATCGCTCGTATATTGTAGGAGTGAAAATTAAAGATGATTATCCAGGTGGGATGTATATTAATGCGGAGAAACCATCCCGTTCCTTGCGTTCTGCAGGAAAGGATGACCGACTTGTGTTAGTTAGTGGGGAAGAACATAAAACAGGGCAAGGTATATCAACGTTAAAGCATTATGAAGCGCTAGAAACATATGCGAAAAAAGTGTTTGAGGTGGAAAGTATTCCGTATCGTTGGTCTGCGCAAGATTATACAACATCTGATAAGATGCCATATGTAGGTCAAATCTCTGAACGGCATGAAAATGTTTTTGTTGCAACAGGCTTTCGTAAATGGGGCATGACGAACAGTACAAACGCTGCCTTATTACTAACGGATTTAATTACAAATAAAGCAAATCCATACGTTGACTTATTTAGTCCAAGTCGGTTTGTTGCAAATCCGAGTGTGAAAAAAATAGTGAAAGAAAATGTAGACGTAGCAGCCCAATTTGTAAAAGGGAAACTTGATAATGTAACACGCACACCGGATGATTTAGCATTAGATGAAGGTGCTCCCGTTCATGTTAACGGCAAGCGCTGTGGTGGTTATAAAGATAAAGAAGGAAATGTGACGCTCGTCGATACAACTTGTACTCATATGTATTGTGAGGTCGAATGGAATAGTGGAGACAGAACATGGGATTGTCCATGCCACGGTTCAAGGTTTTCGATTGAAGGAGAAGTCATCGAAGGCCCAGCGAAAAAGCCTTTAGCAAAAATTGAATAA
- a CDS encoding phytoene/squalene synthase family protein, with protein sequence MKEKVKLQKTAKEMLKATSRTFYIPISALPNELKEAVTSAYLCMRAIDEIEDHPQFPAEQKIKLLRNISELLENPTVELEQQLTNQFEPYTHILPSVTLQLYDWIVVCPQEVQPNVLHYTAVMAKGMADWVEKGFEVTNEQDLDDYTYYVAGLVGELLSELWAWYDNVETDQELAVAFGRGLQAVNIIRNRDEDLERDGVDFFPEGWDRKEMFNYARKNLALGLRYMENLKPGPIYNFCKIPHALAQGTLEAIEKGREKLSRTEVVKIVGRVAKEQIL encoded by the coding sequence ATGAAAGAAAAAGTAAAATTACAAAAAACAGCAAAAGAGATGTTAAAAGCAACAAGTCGGACGTTTTATATTCCCATCAGTGCATTACCTAATGAATTAAAAGAAGCAGTCACATCCGCTTATCTTTGCATGAGAGCGATTGATGAAATAGAAGACCACCCGCAATTTCCTGCTGAACAAAAGATTAAATTATTACGGAACATTAGTGAACTGTTAGAAAATCCAACAGTAGAGTTAGAACAACAATTAACAAATCAGTTTGAACCATATACTCACATTCTTCCATCAGTCACGTTACAGCTTTATGACTGGATTGTTGTTTGCCCACAAGAAGTACAACCAAATGTGTTGCATTATACAGCAGTTATGGCCAAAGGGATGGCAGATTGGGTAGAAAAAGGCTTTGAAGTGACAAACGAACAAGACCTGGACGACTATACGTATTATGTTGCTGGGCTTGTTGGAGAATTATTATCCGAACTATGGGCTTGGTATGATAATGTTGAAACAGACCAAGAATTAGCCGTGGCATTCGGACGAGGTCTACAAGCTGTCAATATTATACGTAATCGTGACGAGGATTTAGAACGGGATGGCGTTGACTTTTTCCCTGAAGGTTGGGACCGAAAAGAAATGTTTAACTATGCACGCAAAAACCTCGCTTTAGGTTTGCGTTATATGGAAAACTTAAAACCAGGACCAATTTATAATTTTTGCAAAATCCCCCACGCCCTTGCACAAGGTACGTTAGAAGCGATTGAAAAAGGAAGAGAAAAACTTAGCCGAACAGAAGTTGTAAAAATTGTGGGCCGAGTGGCAAAAGAACAAATCTTATAA
- a CDS encoding CBO0543 family protein, producing MHLFITIIVILAVWKSRTYKIWEKYHATMLYFACGNLAYNFLCANYLLWKFNPDFLINHTITEMFYTFIVFPGTILLFLGRYPNTLKKQVIHNGIWIFIYIGIEYIYLVTNRIYYQYGWTFWWSLILVAVMFPMFRLHHTRPLLTYILSVPITIILIWIFDVPVNIPMELRLEYIGLK from the coding sequence ATGCATTTATTTATTACAATCATTGTTATATTAGCTGTCTGGAAAAGTCGTACCTATAAAATTTGGGAAAAATACCATGCAACGATGCTTTATTTTGCATGTGGTAATCTTGCTTATAATTTCCTATGTGCGAATTATTTATTATGGAAATTTAATCCTGATTTTTTAATAAACCATACGATTACAGAAATGTTTTATACTTTTATTGTTTTTCCGGGAACAATTTTATTATTTTTAGGTCGTTATCCTAACACATTAAAAAAACAAGTAATACATAATGGTATATGGATTTTTATTTATATTGGTATTGAATACATTTATCTTGTCACTAACCGTATATATTACCAATATGGGTGGACATTTTGGTGGTCTTTGATTTTGGTTGCAGTCATGTTCCCTATGTTTCGTTTACATCATACTAGACCACTGTTAACTTATATTTTATCAGTTCCTATTACAATCATATTAATATGGATTTTTGATGTGCCTGTAAATATTCCAATGGAATTAAGGCTTGAATATATAGGTTTGAAATGA
- a CDS encoding GNAT family N-acetyltransferase — MDWSIKPFDKLSTLELYHIVTERINIFVVEQNCPYPELDGKDMDAYHLVAQTKEGTIVAYARIFQSDSYYEQASIGRVIVNEKYRGQGFGKQLMGKAIQFILDELKETEIKIQAQHYLEHFYQSFGFQPVSEVYIHDLIPHIDMVYTYHQNREERYE; from the coding sequence ATGGATTGGAGTATTAAGCCCTTTGATAAATTATCGACTCTAGAACTTTATCATATTGTGACCGAAAGAATAAATATATTTGTTGTTGAACAAAACTGTCCCTATCCTGAACTAGATGGAAAAGACATGGATGCCTATCATCTAGTGGCTCAAACTAAAGAGGGGACTATTGTAGCCTATGCTCGAATTTTTCAGAGTGATTCTTATTATGAACAAGCCTCGATTGGTAGAGTGATTGTCAATGAAAAGTATCGAGGCCAAGGCTTTGGAAAACAATTGATGGGAAAAGCGATCCAGTTTATTTTGGATGAGTTAAAAGAAACGGAGATAAAAATTCAAGCACAGCATTATTTAGAACATTTTTACCAATCGTTTGGATTTCAACCGGTTTCAGAAGTATACATTCACGATTTAATTCCTCATATTGATATGGTTTATACCTATCATCAGAATAGGGAGGAAAGGTATGAATAG
- a CDS encoding DUF2524 family protein gives MNTNSIAHTLNRVQETIDFALNELMEVKIVRENDPTDYALAQKQLDDLTIELETLIEDSPIEERASLIEAQEKIREVQETMVRGI, from the coding sequence ATGAATACAAACTCTATAGCTCACACATTGAACCGAGTTCAAGAAACGATTGATTTTGCTTTAAATGAGCTAATGGAAGTGAAAATCGTAAGAGAAAATGACCCTACTGACTATGCCCTTGCTCAAAAACAGTTAGACGATTTAACCATTGAATTAGAAACGTTAATTGAAGATTCACCAATCGAAGAACGCGCCTCATTAATCGAAGCACAAGAAAAAATTCGCGAAGTCCAAGAAACGATGGTCCGTGGAATTTAA
- a CDS encoding cupredoxin domain-containing protein has translation MRLWVINKNWVLLGLVTLAALSSLFFLKTEPMQTVANPTKEYVINMVTGEFKTTTEDGREIESYRWDPGTITIPKDEKVKLSIFGVNGKEHPFIIEGTDIQGTVKKGEETVIDLHFTEAGVYRLICVTHASTDDNGPMIAYIHVN, from the coding sequence ATGAGATTATGGGTGATTAATAAAAACTGGGTATTATTAGGGTTAGTTACGTTAGCCGCTCTCAGCAGTCTCTTTTTTTTAAAAACAGAGCCTATGCAAACGGTCGCTAACCCAACTAAGGAATATGTCATTAACATGGTAACGGGAGAATTTAAGACGACAACAGAAGATGGAAGAGAAATAGAGTCTTATCGCTGGGATCCAGGAACAATTACCATTCCTAAAGATGAAAAGGTAAAGTTAAGTATTTTTGGTGTAAACGGAAAAGAACATCCTTTTATTATTGAAGGTACTGACATTCAAGGAACAGTCAAAAAAGGTGAAGAAACTGTCATTGACCTTCACTTTACGGAAGCTGGAGTTTATCGTTTAATCTGTGTTACTCATGCCTCAACCGACGACAATGGTCCTATGATCGCATACATTCATGTTAATTAA
- a CDS encoding GH1 family beta-glucosidase, which produces MTELQFPNGFLWGAATAAYQIEGAWNEDGRGLSIWDTFCHTPGKSFNGDSGDVACDSYHRYEEDIQLLKELGVNSYRFSISWPRIYPNGKGEVNKLGIDHYKTFVKKLLENGIEPMCTLYHWDLPQALQDEGGWGNRNTTDAFVQYAETMFTEFDGLIKKWITFNEPWCIAIVGNYVGRHAPGNTDLQEALQVGHHVMLAHGKTVKRFRELGVEGEIGYAPDLYWYTPYSTKQEDVDAATRATYGYGWFTDPIFKGSYPKMMTEWYKNKGAIVDVQPGDMETISQPIDFLGINYYSGGVVKAHSNFGLLDYEPVDIGYEKTDRDWFIYPEGLYEILKWVTEDYGPIPIYITENGAAYNDVVENGRVHDNRRIGFMKHHIIQLHRAIQSGIPLKGYLPWSLMDNLEWANGFSLRFGLTYVNFETLERTKKDSFFWYRDVVKQNKLL; this is translated from the coding sequence ATGACTGAATTACAATTCCCAAACGGTTTCTTATGGGGAGCTGCAACCGCAGCTTATCAAATTGAAGGAGCTTGGAATGAAGACGGAAGAGGACTATCAATATGGGATACATTTTGTCATACCCCAGGAAAATCGTTTAATGGAGATAGTGGAGATGTTGCTTGTGATAGCTACCATCGTTATGAAGAAGATATTCAATTATTAAAAGAGTTAGGAGTGAATTCATATCGTTTTTCTATCTCTTGGCCACGAATATATCCAAACGGAAAAGGCGAAGTGAATAAACTTGGGATTGATCATTACAAAACGTTCGTGAAAAAATTACTTGAGAACGGAATTGAACCTATGTGTACGTTGTACCATTGGGATTTACCTCAAGCTCTTCAAGACGAAGGTGGTTGGGGAAATCGGAACACAACCGACGCTTTTGTCCAATATGCTGAAACGATGTTTACAGAGTTTGATGGTCTAATAAAAAAATGGATTACATTTAACGAACCATGGTGTATAGCAATCGTTGGAAACTATGTAGGCCGCCATGCACCTGGTAATACTGATTTACAAGAAGCCTTACAGGTTGGACATCATGTTATGCTTGCCCACGGGAAAACCGTGAAAAGATTTAGAGAACTTGGTGTTGAAGGTGAAATCGGATATGCTCCAGATTTATATTGGTACACTCCTTATAGTACCAAACAAGAAGATGTAGATGCGGCAACACGGGCAACTTATGGATACGGTTGGTTTACGGACCCGATTTTTAAAGGGTCATATCCAAAAATGATGACAGAATGGTATAAAAATAAAGGCGCTATTGTAGACGTTCAACCTGGGGATATGGAAACAATAAGCCAACCCATTGATTTCTTAGGAATTAATTACTATAGTGGTGGTGTAGTTAAAGCTCATTCAAACTTTGGATTATTAGATTATGAGCCTGTTGATATTGGCTATGAAAAAACAGATCGAGACTGGTTCATTTATCCTGAAGGTTTATATGAAATTTTAAAATGGGTAACAGAAGATTACGGACCCATCCCTATTTACATTACAGAAAATGGAGCTGCCTATAATGATGTCGTTGAAAATGGACGTGTACACGATAACCGCAGAATCGGATTTATGAAACATCATATTATCCAACTCCATAGAGCAATCCAATCAGGAATTCCATTAAAAGGGTATCTTCCATGGTCTCTTATGGATAACCTTGAGTGGGCAAATGGATTCTCTCTTCGGTTCGGATTAACCTACGTGAATTTTGAGACATTAGAGCGTACAAAAAAGGATAGTTTCTTTTGGTATCGTGACGTAGTAAAACAAAATAAATTGTTATAA